A region of Gemmatimonadota bacterium DNA encodes the following proteins:
- a CDS encoding carbohydrate binding family 9 domain-containing protein, translated as MRERSYPPRVAARLARLSGAAAALLAGAAASLLAQGDDAGSARARTWSASTTSIPLVVDGRLDERAWTEAPAIRGFRQVEPQQGAFLARTEVRVVADARFLYVAFTCHDSLGAAGIRVRDLRRDFDSRNNDFVGVVIDPFGDGRTAVGMEVTPWGAMQDFQVFDGDAATRNEAWDGPWQARAERTATGWTAELAIPWTMLRYPDPPGNFRLNFYRRAPDERAERVGRLAARARRLAARIRGQLVGISPPVSRGGVRVRPFVVGTDRRATPGSVAPDGRDLQAGGELLWSPTPTSLLEATINTDFAQADVDNEVVNLTRFSVFFPERRQFFLEAASLFEAGTSGALQVRPFFSRRIGLADDGTPVPVRGGLRFVRQGAGVTMGGLVLHQGASAGLEGSTFGALRVSRPVASRGRVGALLATRTDRADSGGTTHDVVGAVDAFWRFNDRLTTTSTLSVNAPGGGGDPGVSASGSLDYRSSTWTARLAEVLVSRNYAPRTGFVSRTDVFMHRPMLGYDWRPAWRPRWLRTFYWFAASELYTDPDLRRLQESSTELYVDFLLENGALFYPDVYFVTQRLPAPFSPVPGVTIPAGEYQFWRPNVYVGSDQSRRVSADVRAYTGRFYDRLLDEVTTTANVVADPRLGVQLSHNYNRFRGQGEPITTHVMRGVLRGAVNPRLQLSGTWQYNSARGRQSLNARLSWEYRPLSFLYVILNDARAAGPNEARFNAPGRELLVKWVHLGGR; from the coding sequence ATGCGTGAGCGATCGTATCCGCCACGAGTGGCGGCCCGACTCGCGCGCCTCTCCGGCGCGGCAGCGGCGCTGCTCGCCGGCGCGGCAGCCTCGCTGCTCGCGCAGGGGGACGATGCCGGGTCCGCGCGCGCGCGAACCTGGAGCGCGTCGACGACGTCTATCCCGCTCGTCGTCGATGGCCGACTGGACGAACGCGCGTGGACCGAGGCGCCGGCGATCCGCGGCTTTCGGCAGGTGGAACCGCAACAGGGCGCCTTCCTCGCACGCACTGAGGTGCGCGTCGTGGCCGACGCGCGATTCCTGTATGTCGCCTTCACCTGCCACGATTCGTTAGGCGCGGCGGGGATCCGTGTGCGTGACCTGCGCCGCGACTTCGACAGCCGCAACAATGACTTCGTCGGGGTCGTGATCGATCCGTTCGGGGATGGGCGCACGGCGGTGGGGATGGAAGTGACGCCCTGGGGGGCGATGCAGGACTTCCAGGTCTTCGATGGCGATGCCGCGACGCGCAACGAGGCGTGGGATGGGCCATGGCAGGCGCGGGCGGAGCGCACGGCGACGGGGTGGACGGCCGAGCTGGCCATCCCCTGGACGATGCTGCGGTATCCCGATCCCCCCGGGAACTTCCGCCTCAACTTCTACCGGCGCGCGCCGGACGAACGAGCTGAGCGCGTGGGGCGACTGGCCGCGCGCGCTCGACGCCTCGCGGCTCGAATACGGGGGCAGCTGGTGGGGATCTCGCCACCCGTGTCGCGAGGCGGGGTACGCGTGCGCCCGTTCGTGGTGGGGACCGACCGGCGCGCCACGCCGGGTTCGGTTGCGCCTGACGGGCGCGACCTGCAGGCCGGCGGGGAGCTGCTCTGGTCACCCACCCCCACGTCGCTCCTGGAGGCGACGATCAACACCGACTTCGCGCAGGCCGACGTGGACAACGAAGTCGTGAACCTGACGCGCTTCTCGGTCTTCTTTCCCGAACGCCGCCAGTTCTTCCTCGAGGCGGCATCGCTCTTCGAGGCCGGGACGTCAGGGGCATTGCAGGTGCGGCCGTTCTTCTCGCGCCGCATCGGACTGGCCGACGATGGAACGCCCGTGCCTGTGCGCGGTGGCCTTCGGTTCGTGCGGCAGGGTGCGGGGGTGACGATGGGAGGGCTGGTCCTGCACCAGGGGGCGTCGGCGGGGCTCGAGGGGAGCACCTTTGGTGCGCTACGCGTTTCGCGTCCCGTCGCGTCGCGGGGGCGGGTCGGGGCGCTGCTGGCCACGCGCACGGACCGCGCCGATTCCGGGGGGACGACGCACGACGTGGTCGGCGCGGTCGACGCCTTCTGGCGCTTCAACGATCGGCTCACGACCACATCCACGCTCTCGGTCAACGCCCCCGGGGGTGGGGGCGACCCTGGCGTTTCGGCGTCTGGTTCGCTCGACTATCGGTCGTCCACGTGGACGGCGCGACTCGCCGAAGTGCTCGTCAGCCGCAACTACGCCCCCCGGACGGGGTTCGTGTCGCGCACCGACGTCTTCATGCACCGTCCCATGCTGGGCTACGACTGGCGTCCGGCATGGCGTCCGCGCTGGTTGCGCACGTTCTACTGGTTCGCCGCGAGCGAGCTGTATACCGATCCCGACCTGCGGCGGTTGCAGGAGAGCTCGACCGAACTGTACGTGGATTTCCTCCTGGAGAATGGCGCGCTCTTCTATCCCGACGTGTACTTCGTCACGCAACGCCTTCCGGCACCATTCTCCCCGGTCCCGGGGGTGACCATTCCCGCAGGGGAGTACCAGTTCTGGCGGCCGAACGTGTACGTCGGGAGCGACCAGAGCCGACGCGTCAGTGCTGACGTGCGTGCCTACACCGGGCGCTTCTACGATCGCCTGCTGGACGAGGTCACCACCACCGCCAACGTCGTCGCCGACCCGCGGCTGGGCGTGCAGCTGTCCCACAACTACAACCGCTTTCGCGGCCAGGGCGAGCCGATCACGACACACGTGATGCGTGGCGTGCTGCGCGGGGCCGTGAACCCGCGCTTGCAGCTGTCGGGAACCTGGCAGTACAACTCGGCCCGGGGGCGCCAGTCGCTCAATGCG